The window TCATGTCAGCATGCACAGGAAATTATCGCTGTTACTCAAAGTCACCATATCAGCAAACTTGTTTAGTGCGAGTTTAAATCCTAGGACTCCAGCTCTGTAATTGACGTTATGCTGTTGTATGTACTCTCTGTTTGATAGCCACACTAGATGTCTCTCCAGCTCTTCTCTGTCCGAGTCATAATACTTAGTGTGCTTTGTCTTCCACAGCTGCCATTCCTCTATGAACTGATACTTTGGAGCCAGGCTTGCTGCTGATAGGACTAGTGTAACACTTAAAACTAGCAACAGCAGGGAAGCTGCAGTGCAAGAAACAAACGAGAGAAATCATCGTGCATGTTGCTAAAATAAACTAAGTGTGTATTATGTATGGCTATAAATGTAGTGTGTGTTGGGGCCTTTGCTTACCTTTGCTCATCTTTTAGCCTCAATATCAATATCTTTAtatctgtagctagctacaaagGCCTACATCAAGGTTACTTTGGCAATGGtttgctatatagctatattaaTTTATTCATTTCCTCACTAATATCTGTATATATCTGTACCTAAACCAGCAGTTGATGGTCTAAAGTACCTACGACACTGAATAGCCCTTCCTAATTGCTAAACTAATTGCAGATCTTCTGAGCGATGTTCACACGCATCGAACTTCCATTAAAGTTGCATTGTTAAGAAAACGTGCCctgttgcatgcatgactgaaTTGTCTGTATGCTTTGACAATACATACTGAATGCAGTAGTTTGTACAGTATTCACTGGACAACAATTGATAGGAAAATGTCATCACGTCTTTCAGATGCCAGTACCAATCGCAAGGCTCAATTGTAAACTTCTCATTATGCGAGTGTAGCTAATGGAGTCTATTCAGAGGCTATTAGCATAATAAAATGGACAAAGCAATTTACTACCGTCAGTTTTCTATAAGTAGAGAGTTCTCATTTTAAACAGTATAGAGTCACATCAGAGCTAGAACAAAGATTGCCAGTGGAATCACCATTTCATCAAAAGTGAGTACCAAATTAATGTTGGTACTTGGTTTTAAACTGTCTGATGATACTGCACGTGTGATAACCAGACTCTCTCTTCTTGTTTACCTGCAGATTCAAACTATGCTCGTGTCAGTAATAGCAGTACTGGGTCTCGTTGCAGTCTCCTCCGCCGTGGAGCCAAAGTATGAGTTTGTGGAGGAATGGCAAGTGTGGAAGTCTCGACACGAAAAAATCTACGACACACATCTTGTAGAGCTAGAGAAACATCTTACCTGGTTGTCTAACAAGAAATACATCGAGCAACACAATGCCAACTCTCACATTTTCGGCTTTACTCTTGCAATGAACAAGTTTGGAGACATGGTAAGAAATTCTCATGCATGGGAATTTCCTCTTCAATTTTTTTTGCTACAAGCTAAAGCTGTTGTGATTACTGAGGATTTTTTCCTATAGACTGAGCTGGAATGGACAGACTACCTCTCAACGTACCAAGTTAGAGAACAGAACGAGAATGGAAACTACTCCAAGACCTTTCAGCCTGAATCCCAAGTCTACGATTATCCAGAGGCTGTAGATTGGAGAACAAAGGGAGCAGTGACTGCCGTGAAGGACCAGGTTTGTGCAAGGTTTTTTCACCTGTATGATTATATCGATGCTTAAATGCTTTTTGTtagctcatgcatgcatacatgggATCCATTATGGTGCTATGAGATATTTCATCAATATTCCATGATGTATAGGTGTGTTGCAAATCAATTAAATCATGCTCTTCTGTGTGTAAATAGGGAGACTGTGGAGCTAGCTATGCATTCAGTGCCATGGGTGCTCTTGAGGGAGCTTATGCTTTGGCTCACGGTGGGAACAGAGAGTCACTCAGCGAGCAAAACATCATCGACTGCTCAAGTTAGTTACCATGCACCTGCTGCCTCTTATTAGATTGCAACGTCGTGCATATGATATTCATACACCTGTTTGTATAGGCTTTATAAGACTTTCTATACTTATGTGAATATTATGTCGTCTTTTATTCTACCCCTTCAGTTCCCTATGGAAACCACGGTTGCCATGGTGGAAACATGTACGATGCTTTCCTATATGTGATAGCTAATGATGGAGTATCAAAAGAGAGCGCATATCCTTTCTTTGGAAAGGTAAGCATTATGATTTCCCGAGCCAGCTTTAGAGTTTTAACTTGGTATGGTATGTTCCTTGCAgttttcactataattataattgttttgctataaattatagcaatCATACTGCAACTACCAGAAGACGTACCGAGGCACCTCCATGTCTGGCAGTGTGTCTATTAAGAGTGGGAGTGAGGAGGACTTGCTAACAGCTGTGGCTAATGTGGGGCCAGTTTCTGTGGCCATTGATGGTGCTAACAGTGCCTTCAGGGTGAGCCTTTCAGTTAAGCATGCTACTTTAATAGCAGCATTGAGGCACGCTATTTGCACACTATTTGTCTTGCACATGATTTTTTTAGTGAGGTACAATGTTGTATATGGTGACTAGTGAAGCCTTTTGTTTCTGACATCTTAGCGAGAATGTACTTGCCTTTTTACAATTCGTTACCAAGCATGTCCAAATACATTAAcacgtcataattatatcaccccactcacacacacactcagttcTACTACAGTGGAGTGTATGATTCTTCCCGATGCACCAGCTCTAGTCTCAACCACGCCATGGTCATCACTGGCTACGGTTCTTATTCTGGAAAGAAATACTGGCTAGCTAAGAACAGGTACGTATAAAGAATGGGTTAGAAACCCTTCACTTGGTTCAGCCAGAGATGCATATTTTGTTAAGTTTCTTTTTGCAACACATTGAACTCTGGAATGATCTTTTGCAATTCTCCTCTAGAAGAATGTTGCATTCTCTCTTGTGATATAACAATTATTCCCTCCTCTGTCTATCTGCAGCTGGGGGACCAACTGGGGACAGAGTGGATTTGTGATGATGGCCAGGGACAAGTACAACCAGTGTGGTATCGCCTCAGATGCATCCTACCCTACACTCTAACTTCAATGTCTCCACCATAGCTTAACTACATACACTCTATTAACATTAACATAAGACATTCTGTGATTTAACTATCTAGCTCTAATTGATTGTTCTCTAGTTACCCAATCTGTATAATTGTTTGTAGTCCATGTTGTAATTCTTATTTTGTAAAAGAAACATCCTTGACCTCACAAATAAACTACAAAGTACAAAGTGATTCTAGAAAGGGGGGTGGAGCTGGgctgcacaaaataataacaaACACCATGTGACCGGATAAGTGGGTGTGTGCAAACCCAGGCCTGAGTAGTTATTGTAGTGTAGAGTACGTCTGTCCTAGAAGATCTCCCTTGTCCAATCAAGCTCACCCACTGTCAATCTACAATGAGTGTATCTTTGTCTACCACTCTCAGCTGGCACTTGCTGCTACAGACCTGCCTGGGGCTAGTACTGTCTGCAGCTGACACTCCTCCACACAGTTGtacctacacatacacactgagGTCT of the Halichondria panicea chromosome 2, odHalPani1.1, whole genome shotgun sequence genome contains:
- the LOC135331789 gene encoding procathepsin L-like, with protein sequence MLVSVIAVLGLVAVSSAVEPKYEFVEEWQVWKSRHEKIYDTHLVELEKHLTWLSNKKYIEQHNANSHIFGFTLAMNKFGDMTELEWTDYLSTYQVREQNENGNYSKTFQPESQVYDYPEAVDWRTKGAVTAVKDQGDCGASYAFSAMGALEGAYALAHGGNRESLSEQNIIDCSIPYGNHGCHGGNMYDAFLYVIANDGVSKESAYPFFGKQSYCNYQKTYRGTSMSGSVSIKSGSEEDLLTAVANVGPVSVAIDGANSAFRFYYSGVYDSSRCTSSSLNHAMVITGYGSYSGKKYWLAKNSWGTNWGQSGFVMMARDKYNQCGIASDASYPTL